TCAGCATTTTCTGCCATTCTGAACTATTGTGGGGATTTTCTGCATCATCCTCCCAGTTTTGAGGATTATTCCCAATATATTCTTTAATATTACTTAAATGTGTTTCGTCCCTAATTATAGATTCATAATAATTACGTTGCCAAAAAGGCAGATCAGAATGATAACGAATTAAATTAACGCGCCGAGTCACAGAGGATTTAAACCCATTAATAAAAGAACCGAGCGAACCAGACCGTAGGGGCTTACGGCGTAAGCCCTCTTGGTTTAACTCCTTATTGCGTAAATCCTCATGGTTTAATTCCTCAATGCGATCGCACCTTCCCTGATCTTGATCCTGAATCCAAACAATTCCATGTAAATGATTAGGCATTAAAACCCATTCATCTAATTCAATCTCTTGGCGAATTGCTGATGATTTTAACCATTCTTGAACGACTATTTGACCAATTAGATTTAGTTGCATTTCCCCCCGTTTAATATCACCAAACCAACATTGTTTTTTATAAGTACATATTGTGACAAAATAAGCACCAGCTTGACCATAATTGTAATTAGGAAGCCGAATTGAACGCCGGTGATGTTTTTCGGGATCGAACTTCATATAACCAAATCAATAATTGTTAATCTCGTAGGGGCTTACGGTGTAAGCCCTCTTAATTTAAGATTATATACATCATATATGAGAATGGCGCAATATGGAAGAGCGCAATATGGAAAGAGGGCGCAATATGAGAAGAGGGCGCAGGCCCTGCGCCCCTACGGGTATTATGGTTTAGCCGCTGGTTAGTTGTTTAATATGAGCCGGGAATCTGCCATTTTGTAATGCTTGGACTGCTGTTCCCGAATCTTGTACCCAAAACTGTCTTCCAAAGCGGACAATTTCTCGGTGATCTCCAGCCTGAACAACACCAATGACAGGTATTCTGGATTTATCTTTATCCCCTGCTTGTGCTTTGAGAATTGTATTCAAACGATGTTGTTCTTCAATTGTTCCTGCTTGTTGTGGACTCAGTTCCACTAAAATCATTTTTACAGTTTCGACAGTTTCCGCATCTTCCAGAATAAATTGAACTTGATCGTCGCGGCGATCTATCTTACCCCAAATAATCAATCTGGCATCAACTTCGAGTAAAGAACTAATGCGTTCATAGGTTTTAGGAAAAACCACCGCTTCCGAGGCAGCAGATAAATCTTCAACTTGCAGAATTGCCATAGAATCACCTTTTTTGGTGACAACCTTTTTGACATTATTCAACATTACTACCGCACAAAGAATAGAATCATCTTTTTGTTCTGCCAATTGTGCTAAGTTAATAGGTGCAAGGACTGAAGATGATTGTCTGATAGATTTAAGAGGATGATCTGAGAGATAAAATCCTAATAATTCTTTTTCCATTCGGAGTTTTTCTTGAGGTGGTAAATCATTGACAGGGGGAGCTTTTGGTGCAGATTCATAGGCATTTTTCTGGGGTTGATGATTATTCCCTGCCAATCCCCCTCCTAATAAATCAAATATATTACCCTGTCCACTAGCTTTGTCTCTAGCGCGGGATTGCGCCCACTCATAAACTAATTCTAAATCATGAATTAATTGGTTGCGATTAGCTTGAATTTTGTCAAAAGCACCGCAGTTAATGAGTGATTCTAAAGTGCGGCGATTCATGGCACGTAAATCCACGCGATCGCAAAAATCCGCCAAAGATTTAAATGGGACTAATTCTCCTGATTCTTCCCTAGCTTCTAAAATTGAGGCGATCGCATTTTGTCCCACATTTCGCACCGCCGAAAATCCAAATAAAATCTTCCCATCCACCGGCGTAAAATCTAAACCAGAGCGATTCACATCCGGTGCATCAATCACAATCCCCATATTAGAGCAATTATCAAGATACTTCCGCACCTTGTCTGTATCCCCACTATTAGCGGTTAACAACGCCGCCATATATTCCAATGGATAATTTGCTTTTAAATATGACGTTTGATAAGTTACATAAGCGTAAGCTGTAGAGTGAGATTTATTAAAACAATTGGCAGCAATAAAACCATTTTTAATGACGAAATTATGGTCATTTTCCACACCAATATCATAAACATTGACTTGACCGACATAAGTACGAGAAATTATTTTAACCATATCACTTAGCTTTGCCAAATTTGTTTATTTACATCTTAATAGCCATTATCAGCCACACAGATACCTTTACATTTAATACCATTTGTAGCAGTGCGTAGACAATGGGGACAGAGAACCTCTTCCTTCTCTGTTTCTTGATTTATCACTATATTAGTGCTTGTCTGGAGCTTATCTTTTTCGGTCTGGAGTTTGTCATTCATAAGAATAGATTTAATGAATTTCCATCTGCTGAAGTTTCTCTATTAAATCACCACGTCGGAAAGTGGCAGAAAGTTGTTGTAAAGAAATTTCCTGGTTTCCGTAAAGTGCTTGAAGTGCCTCTTGAACATCTCCGACTGAATCATTGAAATAATTATCCCAATTTTGATTAATCAACTGATTTGCATCCTTAAAATTACGGTGGTTAATTTCCTTCATTTGTAGATTCATTTTTTTGAGAAGTCTTTTCCCCATTTGCATAGCAATAAAGCACGAAGCATAACGGACACAAGCAGGATCATGGGGATACGGACGTTTACGTAGGGTTTCGGCAATTCTATACAACTGTACAGCTATGACGACTTGTGCGCCATTAAGCTGCTCAGTAAAAATTACATTATACAGTTTACCAAAATGCTCACGAGTGAAAAACTTAGCTTGATGAGGCTTTTGTCGCCAAACCGCCAGTATCGCCTCAGCCGCTACACCCGAAGTAATATCTGTGGATCTAGTGCCTGTATCAGAGCGTTTACGGCGATAATTAAATCCCAACTGTTGGATATCCATTTCCAGCCGCCGCTGTAGATTATCATTAGCTCGAAGGTCACGCAAATCCACAGGGTTCTGACTATTAGTAGCATAAGTAATTTTTTGGACTAAATCATCATTATCAGTAGGTAATTGATAAAGCCGAACTAAAACATAAGCTTGAGTATTTTGTTGGCAGAAATTTGGGTCTTGAAGAGTTTTAAAAATGGTCATACAAGTTTGACCACCATTAATAATTTGCAGGTTCTCAACTCGTACCTGATAATCACCATTTTGCAGCGCGTTATAGGAAAAACTGTCGCAAGTTAAAGTGATGCCATTATTATAAAAATAGAAATTGTTTTTTTCATCGCTATTTAAAGTATCCCGAATACCCTCGTTGACCCGGTTGCCTTGCAGCCCTAAATAACGGCGGATATTACGTTCTAACAAGCGTTCTCCGTGTCGCTCAATCAAAGCCGCAATTTCAGTTATAGAAATTCTGCCCACAAGTACCCGACTGAAATTCATATCTTCAACTACAGCTTTGCCACTTAGTTGTAAAGTATCTTTAACTGGTTTAGAAGCTTGCAGAATTTTGATCAGATGTTCATGATTAATGTGTTCCCATGTCACCTGATCACCGAATCCAGATCGATCAATTGCTTCTTGAGAAGAGTCATTCCATTTTATGCCATTATTACAACCTAATGCCCGCACCTGGGGAATATATCCATCCCGAATTAAACTGCGGGCTTCTTCTACTTTGGCAAGTAAGCGTTGATTAATATGCTCTAATTTTGCAGTGGGATCAAACAAAAATCGAATCGCATTAATGAGAGCCGTGATGCCATTTTCAGGAAAATTAGTCTTACCTTCT
The DNA window shown above is from Anabaena sp. WA102 and carries:
- a CDS encoding transposase, encoding MKFDPEKHHRRSIRLPNYNYGQAGAYFVTICTYKKQCWFGDIKRGEMQLNLIGQIVVQEWLKSSAIRQEIELDEWVLMPNHLHGIVWIQDQDQGRCDRIEELNHEDLRNKELNQEGLRRKPLRSGSLGSFINGFKSSVTRRVNLIRYHSDLPFWQRNYYESIIRDETHLSNIKEYIGNNPQNWEDDAENPHNSSEWQKMLIDVQF
- a CDS encoding helix-hairpin-helix domain-containing protein, with amino-acid sequence MVKIISRTYVGQVNVYDIGVENDHNFVIKNGFIAANCFNKSHSTAYAYVTYQTSYLKANYPLEYMAALLTANSGDTDKVRKYLDNCSNMGIVIDAPDVNRSGLDFTPVDGKILFGFSAVRNVGQNAIASILEAREESGELVPFKSLADFCDRVDLRAMNRRTLESLINCGAFDKIQANRNQLIHDLELVYEWAQSRARDKASGQGNIFDLLGGGLAGNNHQPQKNAYESAPKAPPVNDLPPQEKLRMEKELLGFYLSDHPLKSIRQSSSVLAPINLAQLAEQKDDSILCAVVMLNNVKKVVTKKGDSMAILQVEDLSAASEAVVFPKTYERISSLLEVDARLIIWGKIDRRDDQVQFILEDAETVETVKMILVELSPQQAGTIEEQHRLNTILKAQAGDKDKSRIPVIGVVQAGDHREIVRFGRQFWVQDSGTAVQALQNGRFPAHIKQLTSG
- a CDS encoding AIPR family protein — encoded protein: MNINASIIDQRLGSVTNVIRQRAAEELNINDAGKLKSLAFVYFCVQTILDLEDSNTFDCLTEGGRDFGVDAMHISEEYDGEFTVSLFQVKYVNNLEGKTNFPENGITALINAIRFLFDPTAKLEHINQRLLAKVEEARSLIRDGYIPQVRALGCNNGIKWNDSSQEAIDRSGFGDQVTWEHINHEHLIKILQASKPVKDTLQLSGKAVVEDMNFSRVLVGRISITEIAALIERHGERLLERNIRRYLGLQGNRVNEGIRDTLNSDEKNNFYFYNNGITLTCDSFSYNALQNGDYQVRVENLQIINGGQTCMTIFKTLQDPNFCQQNTQAYVLVRLYQLPTDNDDLVQKITYATNSQNPVDLRDLRANDNLQRRLEMDIQQLGFNYRRKRSDTGTRSTDITSGVAAEAILAVWRQKPHQAKFFTREHFGKLYNVIFTEQLNGAQVVIAVQLYRIAETLRKRPYPHDPACVRYASCFIAMQMGKRLLKKMNLQMKEINHRNFKDANQLINQNWDNYFNDSVGDVQEALQALYGNQEISLQQLSATFRRGDLIEKLQQMEIH